The segment TGAAACTCTCgacatctttgaataaTTGGAGCTCAAGCGCTCCACAGGTTTCGCATTCGGAACTGTCTTGATAACAAGATCTTCAGTAGGCATCCTAGAGTCAGCTTCAGTACTAAAATTGTCATTAAGCCCCAAAGTTTCCACCGATGGCAGCGCCGGCAGATCTGGGTGACTTTCGTTAGTTCCCTTACCTTGATTCTGTACCACGAATGATATACCAATGCCCTCTTGAACTACTCCAGAGTAGTCCGATAACATGCTAGATCTCTTATCTGCCGAGTGAAGTGATATCAAACCAGCAGGAGATCTGAAAAGCTTACTAGGCGACGAATTCCTTGAATCCGAGGGCTCTTCATGAGGCAGCTCGAATTGGTCATTTTTGTTGGCTGACACAGGCTTACCTATCCTTAGAAGTTCGCTTTCAATGTCTTCTTTTTGCAGCGAGTCAATCATCGCTGAAAGTCTTTTGTTATTGAGCATCACCTTAGAAGAACCTTCGCCGGACATTGCGACTTGCCGCTGGCCTATGAAGCTCTGTAGGGTCTCACAATATCAATCATAGAGACCTTAGAGTGCCAAGAGCATTTGTATATATCTCTTAAGATGTTCCTCATCgtctcttcaactctttTCCTTATACGGCAAAGATACAAACAAATGATAAATGATGATCTACAAGCAGTAGGGTCTCTATAAGTAAAGAAGAAGGCCTTAAGCAGTGCTCCTGGACCTTGAGGAAGTCACTGCTCCATCACCTCGAGGAATATGTCCCGTAGTTTGGCGATTCCGTCCGTCGATAGCTGTGGAGCATTGGGAGGAAACAAATTCTTGGCATCTTGACCAAATGGAAAAACGGCCTCACAAGGCTTTTCCCAGCCCTCGATTAGCAGTGGTAGTGGGTAGTAGAAGTGGTAGGCTCCAGTATTTCCGGTCTTGGCCAGCCTTTTTTTTGACCAGACCAATTGATCGTCCAATGAGGGCAGTATCTGACGCCAGATAGAATCGTAATAGGGCGCATCAGTGGGATTCTGTTGCTGGGATAGCGTGTTAAAACGGTGGTAAGCTCCCACGATAGCTTTGGCAGATATGTGAAACGATTGAAAGTTTGCATTGCTTGATACTCCAGGAAACGTCAACGTTGGATCTGCAATTGAAAAAGTATGGAGATAGAGGCCGGAAACTCGCGATATATTGGACGGTTGATTGTCGGTATTTCGTGGGTCAGGAGTGATCGAAATTCGACATTCATCCAACAACCTGGACGAGAGGAATGGGAAGCCATAGAGATAACCAGTGGCGAATATGACGCAGTCCACCCCACCAAGTTCGGAGCCGTCAGCGAATCTTAGAGTTGGTGTAGTTTGGCTCACAAACTCGGTGATTTGTGGCTTGACAACCACTTGCTGCGTTTCCGCCAGCCATTCGTCGAACCAGTAGAATGGATTGGCTGTGTTTTCTGGCATAGGAGGCACGTCCGtggagatgaagatttcCAGGCTCAttgacttcttcaaatgtaTAATTCTTTTCAGGACGTCCATGCAACTGAAGCTTTTACCCACGATGATGATGCGGCGGTACCGGCTGGTCTTTTCGAAGCTTGGCAAAACCTTATGATACCAGATATCAATATCCTTGACATGAACCAGAGTTCCGGGATATTTCTGATTGAAACGATGGATCGCAGTTTCTGCAGCTCCTCTGCCCTCTGGTTTGCTCATGAAGAAGGGTATGTACGGTATTTGAAAGTGTCCGCTGGCAACAACAACCGCATCGAAATATTCAATGTACCATTCGTCATAATCATTCTCGGGTACAGATCTCTTCGCCACTACCATCCACTTACTGGCACCTGTCTTGTCCACATATTCAACGCTTGTGTTCATTCGATAATTCTCTTCCAAATCGTTTTTCGAAATGAAATTGTCCAAATGGTATTTAATGCTAGGAAGATCTGTCAATGGGGCAATTCTGTCATTGCGGGCGCATGCATTTTGACCATAATCATTTATATCATCCTCGTATCTCATCAAGTCCTCAGGAACGTTACTCATAAAATCATCGTAGAGGCCAGTTTTATCGCTGAAATATATTCCATCCCTAGTCAATCCGCTCTTTCTTGCCAGTTTCACAGGTTTCGAGGACGAAGACCCAGATAGGCCACTCAGATTAACCTCTCCACCGTCAATGCCGGCCAGCGGAGTGCCTTCATAAAACAACGCCCTCGAATCGGCTGCTGTGCGTTCGTCTCGTAGAGATCCCAGCTTCTCAAAAATCATTGGATGTGTATCAAGATTGCTCCCGGGAGTGTCGCTCCAAACTCCTCCCAATTTGGATTTGGCTTCAAAACCAACGCATTGCACCGCCAAATCGCTGTCTTTGTTAACCTTGAGGAAATTGTAAACGGTCGTAAGACCAGCTGGCCCTCCACCGATTACTGCCACTTTCCTGATCATGCTTAGACGCTTCCACTGCCATCGATTCTTGACCTCCAGTTCATCAGTATTTCGTCGTCCTGTTTATATGTCGCGTAGTGCTGCTCTTTGAACTTCCATAAGTGAGTCGTTGATCAATAAGCCCAACCATTAAAAGGAGTCGGTAGTTTTTGGAGCtcaaaatctctttgaagtaGTTTCTTGCAGGAAGCCATTGTCGACTTAGCCATGAACAGACATGCAGGAATGCTGTCGATCCGATTAGTCTGCTTTCCTGAAATTGCCAATTTCATGCCAGATCTTGCCGTACCTCTAAAAGATTCATTCCAAGCTTGCCAGATCTTGGTGATACCGCCAAACTAGCTATTCGGAGTTTGCTCAACTCAACTTATCCTCGAGCAGGGTGTCTAAGCGAAGAGAACCGCTCCTTTCGCCTCTCGAAAGGAATGCATAGTGATCTGTCCAGAATACTAGCCAATATCTACCATTGAAGTGGTAATGACAGCTTTTAGCTTTACTTCAACAGCTTTAAGTACTTATTATAAGACGCGCGTGTTTACTGATGACTTGATCACAATATTGATAAATATTGCTTACAACAAGCAGTCAAGAGCCGTTATTATTGCTGGTTGGGATGAGCATGGATATATTCCCCCTATTAGACACCTTAGAACTGGCAACATGCTTGCAAAGTTGCGACTTTTCGCTGGCAACAGAAGATAATATAGCACGTCCCACATCGCAATTCGTTATTACGCTTTACAAGCAGATTATAGACAGTTTCATGGGCATATCACCAGATTACCTACCTGGAAATGGGAAGCGCAAGATAGAAGAGTCGGAGCCAGGGTATGGTGAAGAGACCGGTTTCTCTGAAAGCATGCAGGTTCTGGTGCTTAATAAGATCTGTTATAGGTTCTTCCAGAATATAGGAGTGGCTGATTTCAACCTTACGGATCTGTACAGACCGGATGCACATAGGACTAAGAGGATATTGAGTGCTGTGGTCAACTACGCAAGGTTTCGAGAGGAGAGGATGTTTGATTGCAATAAGTTTATCTCCGAAACAGAGACACTATTGGGCCAACTGCGATCAAGGTTTGACGATTATAATCttctgcaacagcagatTAAGCGGTatgaagatgaggagcGAAAGATCGAAGGCTTGGCGTCCCAAGGCAATGgagatgagcttcaagctcttgaagaaaacaacaGAAGTATCGAgatgcaattgaagaagctgacTCAGCTACAGGAGAGTTTGTCGATAGATTACAACAACTACAAGGAGGAGAAACAAAAAttgctgaaggagctggaagcACTGGGATTTCAGATTGTGGAACTCGATTCTGAAAGAGAGAAGCTGAAACGGTATTCAGAGAGTAATATGGACGAACTGGAAAATAGCATAGCCGAGTTGCAACGCTCTTTAGATTCTAAAAGGGAGAAATTAGCCACTTTAGAAGACCGACAGCGGAATTTTCATACTTCCACTCAAACTTTCAACAGagtcattgaagaagtctACGACGTGTTACAGGTTCTCTCTACGAAGATACGGGATTCACATCGTGAAGAGGAAAATTTGATTGAtttcaagcagcagctaTTGATGCGACGCGATAAACTGCGAAACGTACTAAATTCCGGTGTCATGGTTAAGCTCGCGATACTTGACGAGCAAATAGAGAGTCAGAAGACTAAGTTGGCCAGTTTCTATCAATCATCAAAAGCCAGTCATGAAGATAACGCTgatcaaatttcaaaactGCAGGAAAAGTATACAAAGGAAATTGTGCCTAAAATACAAGAGACCGAGATTCATATTGAGCAAAATTTGCTTGTTGGTCAAGtgaaaaagctggaagaggATATGCACAAGCTGAAGATCG is part of the Torulaspora globosa chromosome 7, complete sequence genome and harbors:
- the NUF2 gene encoding kinetochore-associated Ndc80 complex subunit NUF2 (ancestral locus Anc_3.149), translating into MSMDIFPLLDTLELATCLQSCDFSLATEDNIARPTSQFVITLYKQIIDSFMGISPDYLPGNGKRKIEESEPGYGEETGFSESMQVLVLNKICYRFFQNIGVADFNLTDLYRPDAHRTKRILSAVVNYARFREERMFDCNKFISETETLLGQLRSRFDDYNLLQQQIKRYEDEERKIEGLASQGNGDELQALEENNRSIEMQLKKLTQLQESLSIDYNNYKEEKQKLLKELEALGFQIVELDSEREKLKRYSESNMDELENSIAELQRSLDSKREKLATLEDRQRNFHTSTQTFNRVIEEVYDVLQVLSTKIRDSHREEENLIDFKQQLLMRRDKLRNVLNSGVMVKLAILDEQIESQKTKLASFYQSSKASHEDNADQISKLQEKYTKEIVPKIQETEIHIEQNLLVGQVKKLEEDMHKLKIDFQREVDQIDTEHSLLANHMNNYMTIMLERMD